A genome region from Labilibaculum antarcticum includes the following:
- a CDS encoding S9 family peptidase has protein sequence MKRNLLTLLFLLIGIGLFAQEVPVTKANYELAAKFSPNRLKNMVYSTSLTPHWLKNGEKFWYNYKTSEGNIYYLVNPVSNTKVKLFDAVKMAADMSRLTADPFDAQHMYISKLKFINNEKTIQFEVKSKLVEEEEKDDEEDGDKQVEKKDGEEKKKDKKKMVAKVWHFEYQIASEKLNLLDDFEKSLEQKDWASVAPNQEYVIFAKHHNLYWMDAENYKKAQKSEKDSTIIEHELTTDGVEYYSYGSGTYGKTNKEIEEEKDKRKETYVTFSADSKKFALTREDEREVKDLWVINSVASPRPTLEKYKYHMPGEKEAPQYEILIFDWDSKESVKVKAAAFKDQSLSILRAPKKKMNADDDLKFSKWISTNSDVLYFKRQSRDMKRVDICTANTSTGEVKVLIEERLNTYIETKPIGFVNNGKELIQWSERDGWAHFYLYDGEGNLKNQITSGAWHCEKIQGIDEKNRVLYFTGNARENGEDPYYSHLYSVNFDGSGLKLLNKGDFSHDVSLNDQNHYFVNNSSRVNTAPVSALYNAKGNKLMDLETTDLSRLFEAGYQFPEPFKVKAGDGVTDIYGVMYKPFDFDPNKKYPILTYVYPGPQTEAVYKSFSTRMDRADRMAQLGFIVVTIGNRGGHPARSKWYHNYGYGNLRDYGLEDKKVGLEQLANRFDFIDINKVGIFGHSGGGFMSTAAMLVYPDFFKVAVSAAGNHDNNIYNRWWSETHHGVKEEISEKGDTTFTYKIDTNPSLAKNLKGKLMIVTGDIDNNVHPGNTIRMANALIKANKRFDFFIYPGQRHGFGDMSEYSFWLRGEYFCKYLLGDFRNSADYVEMQNDQPRN, from the coding sequence ATGAAAAGAAATTTATTGACTCTCCTATTTTTACTGATAGGAATAGGATTATTTGCGCAGGAAGTACCTGTTACAAAAGCAAATTACGAATTGGCGGCTAAATTCTCGCCCAACCGATTAAAAAATATGGTCTACTCAACCAGCCTTACTCCTCATTGGTTAAAGAATGGCGAGAAATTCTGGTACAACTACAAAACTTCGGAAGGAAACATTTACTATTTGGTAAATCCGGTAAGCAACACAAAAGTGAAATTATTCGATGCGGTAAAAATGGCTGCTGACATGAGTCGTCTAACGGCAGATCCATTTGATGCTCAGCACATGTATATCAGTAAATTGAAATTCATTAATAATGAAAAAACGATTCAATTTGAAGTGAAAAGTAAGCTTGTAGAAGAGGAAGAAAAAGACGACGAGGAAGACGGAGATAAGCAGGTAGAAAAAAAAGACGGAGAAGAAAAAAAGAAAGATAAAAAGAAAATGGTTGCCAAAGTTTGGCATTTCGAATATCAAATTGCTTCTGAAAAACTAAATCTACTTGATGATTTTGAAAAATCATTGGAGCAAAAGGATTGGGCATCGGTTGCTCCAAATCAAGAATATGTGATTTTTGCCAAGCACCACAACCTGTATTGGATGGATGCGGAAAACTATAAGAAGGCTCAAAAAAGCGAGAAAGATTCGACCATTATTGAACATGAATTAACTACGGATGGTGTAGAATATTACAGCTATGGCAGCGGCACTTATGGCAAAACCAATAAGGAAATAGAAGAAGAGAAGGACAAACGCAAAGAAACCTATGTAACATTCTCTGCAGACTCAAAAAAGTTCGCATTAACCCGAGAAGATGAACGGGAAGTTAAAGATCTTTGGGTAATTAATTCGGTGGCTTCACCCCGACCAACTTTAGAAAAATACAAATACCATATGCCGGGAGAAAAAGAAGCTCCTCAATATGAAATTCTTATTTTCGATTGGGACAGTAAAGAATCTGTAAAAGTAAAAGCAGCAGCTTTCAAGGATCAGTCTCTTTCAATTCTAAGAGCTCCTAAGAAGAAAATGAATGCAGATGATGATTTGAAATTTTCAAAGTGGATATCCACAAACAGTGATGTTTTGTATTTTAAACGTCAGAGTCGCGACATGAAACGCGTCGATATCTGTACCGCAAATACTTCAACAGGTGAAGTGAAAGTGCTGATTGAAGAACGATTAAATACCTATATCGAAACCAAACCAATTGGTTTTGTAAATAATGGCAAGGAACTTATTCAATGGTCTGAACGTGATGGTTGGGCACATTTTTACCTATACGATGGTGAAGGCAATTTAAAGAACCAAATTACATCAGGTGCATGGCATTGTGAAAAAATTCAAGGAATTGATGAAAAGAACAGAGTGCTTTATTTTACTGGAAATGCCCGTGAAAATGGTGAAGATCCATACTACTCGCATTTATATAGCGTAAACTTTGATGGATCAGGATTAAAGCTTCTGAATAAAGGAGATTTCTCGCATGATGTGAGCTTAAATGATCAAAATCACTACTTTGTAAACAACTCATCAAGAGTAAATACAGCTCCTGTTTCGGCTTTGTACAATGCAAAAGGAAATAAGTTAATGGATTTGGAAACAACTGATTTATCGAGATTATTCGAGGCTGGTTACCAATTTCCTGAACCATTTAAGGTGAAAGCCGGTGATGGTGTAACCGATATTTATGGGGTTATGTACAAGCCTTTTGATTTTGATCCAAACAAAAAGTATCCAATACTTACCTATGTATATCCTGGCCCGCAAACCGAAGCCGTTTACAAAAGCTTTTCGACCCGTATGGACAGAGCCGATCGTATGGCTCAGCTAGGATTTATTGTAGTTACAATTGGTAACAGAGGTGGTCACCCTGCCCGCTCAAAATGGTACCACAACTACGGTTATGGCAATTTAAGAGATTATGGTTTAGAAGATAAAAAAGTTGGTTTAGAACAATTAGCGAACCGATTTGACTTTATTGATATCAACAAAGTTGGAATTTTTGGTCACTCAGGCGGTGGATTCATGTCTACAGCTGCAATGTTGGTTTACCCTGATTTCTTTAAAGTAGCAGTTTCTGCTGCAGGAAACCACGACAACAACATTTACAATCGCTGGTGGAGTGAAACTCATCATGGTGTAAAAGAGGAAATATCTGAAAAAGGAGATACCACTTTCACCTATAAAATTGATACTAACCCAAGCTTGGCGAAGAACCTAAAAGGAAAGCTAATGATTGTAACTGGTGACATTGATAACAATGTTCATCCGGGAAATACAATTAGAATGGCCAATGCCTTGATTAAAGCGAATAAACGATTCGATTTTTTCATCTATCCGGGTCAGCGCCATGGGTTTGGTGACATGAGTGAATACTCGTTCTGGTTGCGCGGTGAATATTTCTGCAAGTATTTACTTGGTGATTTCAGAAACAGTGCCGATTATGTAGAAATGCAAAATGATCAGCCAAGAAACTAA
- a CDS encoding DUF1697 domain-containing protein, with amino-acid sequence MSKRVKYISVLRGINVGGKRKILMADLKKMYAELGFENCISYIQSGNLIFESKKLSNTELGGKIEDAISEKFGFAVPVIVRTCEEWEQSVLANPYTNSHEKESLCLTFLNETPKAELTAVISELNFEPDSFRIIDKDVFIYCSRKYHQTKLSNQFFESKLKVKATTRNWNTVLKLLELSAE; translated from the coding sequence ATGAGTAAAAGAGTAAAATACATTTCCGTATTAAGAGGAATAAATGTGGGTGGCAAACGTAAAATTTTGATGGCTGATCTTAAAAAAATGTATGCTGAATTGGGATTTGAAAATTGCATCAGCTACATACAAAGCGGAAATCTAATCTTTGAATCTAAAAAGTTATCCAATACGGAACTTGGAGGAAAAATAGAAGATGCCATCTCAGAAAAATTTGGTTTCGCTGTACCGGTAATTGTGAGAACATGCGAAGAATGGGAACAATCAGTTCTGGCAAATCCATATACTAATTCTCATGAAAAAGAGAGTCTTTGTCTCACCTTCCTCAATGAAACTCCAAAAGCAGAATTAACAGCAGTAATTAGTGAGTTAAACTTTGAACCGGATAGTTTTCGAATTATCGATAAAGATGTCTTTATTTACTGCTCGAGAAAGTATCATCAAACCAAGCTCAGCAATCAGTTTTTTGAATCGAAACTAAAAGTAAAAGCAACAACCCGTAACTGGAATACTGTTCTTAAATTATTGGAACTATCAGCAGAATAG
- a CDS encoding acyl-CoA thioesterase — translation MTTDLMMIDMEIGIKAYDIDAMGIVSNIVYIRWFEDLRHLFLEKYFPYEEMIATNISPILIKTEVHYKVPLTIHDHPNGTCRIKNLGSSKWEMDFEISSGDIIHCKGKQVGCFYNLEKKRPSLVPERLLEAYEEAKLQMHDE, via the coding sequence ATGACAACAGATTTAATGATGATTGATATGGAAATCGGCATAAAAGCCTACGATATTGATGCAATGGGAATCGTGAGTAATATAGTATATATCAGATGGTTTGAAGATTTACGACATCTATTTTTAGAGAAGTACTTTCCGTATGAAGAAATGATAGCGACCAATATCTCCCCTATTTTAATAAAAACAGAAGTACATTATAAAGTTCCGCTAACTATTCATGATCATCCAAATGGAACATGCAGAATTAAAAATCTGGGGTCCAGCAAATGGGAAATGGATTTTGAAATAAGTTCGGGTGATATTATTCATTGCAAGGGAAAACAAGTAGGTTGCTTTTACAATTTAGAGAAGAAACGACCGTCATTAGTCCCGGAACGTCTTCTTGAAGCTTACGAAGAGGCTAAATTGCAAATGCATGACGAATAG
- a CDS encoding tetratricopeptide repeat protein, with protein sequence MELLKKSKRNIFLILFFFMLIGNAIAQDFQTTGTAFEESYKYEREGDFSNAINQLKAVYDSDSYEINLRLGWLNYQAGVFNESISHYQRAANLKPYAEEAKFGLVLPKAAIGKWDEVVNIYKEILKVSPNQTVANYRLGLIFYGREDFEKAHQHFKKVVDLYPFGYDALIMLAWTNFRMGKSREALILFQKSLWFMPNDPSALEGLKLLGQAQESPSE encoded by the coding sequence ATGGAACTTCTAAAAAAATCAAAACGCAATATCTTTCTGATCTTATTCTTCTTTATGCTTATTGGTAATGCAATAGCTCAGGATTTTCAAACTACAGGCACTGCATTCGAAGAAAGCTACAAATATGAACGAGAAGGAGACTTTTCTAATGCCATAAATCAGCTAAAAGCAGTATATGATTCAGATTCCTATGAAATTAATTTACGTTTAGGCTGGCTCAATTATCAGGCAGGTGTGTTTAATGAATCCATTTCTCATTATCAGCGGGCAGCTAATTTAAAACCCTATGCCGAAGAAGCAAAATTTGGTTTGGTATTACCCAAAGCCGCCATTGGAAAATGGGATGAAGTTGTAAATATCTATAAAGAAATTCTTAAGGTATCCCCCAACCAAACCGTTGCCAATTACCGCTTAGGTCTTATTTTCTATGGGCGAGAAGATTTTGAAAAAGCTCATCAGCACTTTAAAAAGGTAGTGGATTTGTATCCTTTTGGATATGATGCACTTATTATGTTAGCATGGACCAATTTTAGAATGGGAAAAAGTCGTGAGGCTCTAATCTTATTTCAAAAAAGTCTTTGGTTCATGCCTAATGATCCATCAGCATTAGAAGGTCTTAAGCTCTTAGGCCAAGCACAGGAAAGCCCTTCGGAGTAA
- a CDS encoding tetratricopeptide repeat protein: MWKHASILILAILLGLSANCQKTLSVAQVDKESFALFQKGQWEQLILEGEKANKQGIDFYYLQYRMAIAYYELKKYRKAASLFHKLYLLNGEDAIIKEYLYFSYLLGGQEKDAIQLQNKLAQSTSEKYGIGKTKVISSIYSEVKNELLDDYAITSDLLQEQTVRKDFLHYSIGLNHQLGERVSLFHAFSHVDVKNSIVSETYLFDEDITQNQYYLKSSIQVGTGTELVIAGHIMQTKIDGNPQTDILTTALSQQTTFTKAGGNGNGPGGGGDGGNGPGGGTDGSGDGNSDGTGTGNETGNGNDPTNTDTADTEIILSPYHFSQNNFIAYLGLTQDISNWKLGAGVLYYSGDDLTRWQQELKLTFYPLGNTNINLSVGFNNQIEETTDGNSLNRSYWKTAIAFRIAKNTWASAGYTFGDLYKQVENQGYSVFNGVNLVKNRKEFSIYQYLFKGKLNVFLIYQNQNEKNNYTINDVINSQNINVQSITGGIKWNF; the protein is encoded by the coding sequence ATGTGGAAACATGCAAGCATATTAATTCTGGCTATTCTTCTTGGTCTATCTGCAAACTGCCAAAAAACACTTAGTGTTGCTCAGGTAGACAAAGAAAGCTTTGCTCTGTTCCAAAAAGGGCAATGGGAACAATTGATTCTTGAAGGTGAAAAAGCCAACAAGCAAGGTATTGATTTTTACTATCTGCAATACCGTATGGCTATTGCTTACTATGAGCTGAAAAAATACAGGAAAGCGGCTAGCCTTTTTCATAAGTTATACCTGCTAAATGGCGAAGATGCCATAATCAAAGAGTATTTGTACTTCTCATATCTTTTGGGTGGTCAGGAAAAAGATGCAATCCAATTGCAAAACAAATTAGCCCAGTCTACATCGGAGAAATATGGCATCGGTAAAACAAAAGTTATTTCCAGTATTTATTCAGAAGTCAAAAATGAACTATTGGATGACTATGCAATTACTTCAGATCTATTGCAAGAACAAACAGTTCGTAAAGACTTTCTGCACTATAGCATTGGGCTAAATCATCAGTTGGGAGAAAGAGTTTCACTCTTCCATGCATTTAGTCATGTAGATGTTAAGAATTCTATTGTAAGCGAGACCTACTTATTCGACGAAGATATTACCCAAAATCAATACTACTTAAAAAGTTCTATTCAAGTAGGCACAGGAACCGAACTAGTAATCGCAGGGCATATTATGCAAACAAAAATAGACGGAAACCCTCAGACAGATATACTTACCACTGCACTTAGCCAACAAACCACATTCACAAAGGCCGGTGGAAATGGGAATGGTCCTGGTGGTGGTGGTGATGGAGGAAATGGACCCGGTGGTGGCACTGATGGTTCCGGAGATGGAAACAGTGATGGTACAGGAACAGGAAATGAAACAGGAAATGGAAACGACCCGACCAATACAGATACTGCTGATACCGAGATTATTCTATCTCCTTATCACTTCAGTCAAAATAACTTCATAGCTTATCTGGGACTTACACAGGATATTTCCAATTGGAAACTTGGTGCAGGAGTTTTATACTATAGCGGAGACGATCTTACCCGTTGGCAACAAGAACTAAAGCTAACATTTTACCCTTTAGGCAATACAAACATTAACCTATCTGTAGGTTTTAACAATCAAATAGAAGAAACAACAGATGGGAATTCCCTAAATCGAAGTTATTGGAAAACTGCTATTGCATTTCGCATAGCAAAAAATACTTGGGCTAGTGCCGGGTACACTTTTGGAGATTTATACAAGCAAGTAGAAAATCAGGGATATTCCGTTTTCAATGGCGTTAACCTTGTAAAAAACCGGAAGGAGTTTTCGATTTATCAGTATCTATTCAAAGGAAAACTAAATGTGTTCCTGATCTATCAAAATCAGAACGAAAAAAATAATTATACGATTAATGATGTGATAAATAGTCAAAACATCAACGTTCAATCAATAACCGGAGGAATCAAATGGAACTTCTAA
- a CDS encoding urea transporter, translating to MKELKQNILFFGEATLNSYAQVFFSRNKAFAVLLLVVSFFDPWAGTAGLISILTANLVAFKMGFSTYYIKDGSYGFNSLLVGLGIGLYFQPGLEITVLVILSSILTLFICLFLQGVFTKYALPFLSVPFLLGIWMIMLASSDLTSLGISERGIYEANEMFSLGGLKLVNVYHFIQNWELHESVSIFLKSLGAIFFQSNWLAGLFILIGLLFYSRIAFTFAILGFYIAYFFYILIGVNITELGYTFIGFNFILTSIALGAFYLIPSPYTYLWIILLLPIVVLTTLSSMHWFAPYRLSVYALPFNVVTLLFLYILKLRHQPSGRLQEVQVQHNSPEKNLYYFKSNVQRLSSNVFPDFQLPFIGEWSVTQAHDGEITHKNEWRHAWDFAIRNDQDEQYKNDGDFVEDYYCYNKTILCPADGEIVNILDGIPDNTIGQVNLEQNWGNSLVIRHDYGFYSQLSHFKEGGFKVKKGDMIKKGEVLGICGNSGRSPYPHLHFQFQATPYIGSATLDVTLPHYIKRQENDLCLQSYSKPKQNDKLLRGEIHPLLSQTFGFQSGQKFTLSVESELDSKLLLLEKNWDFEVKSDAIGTTYIQCLRTNSKAFFSVEANVLQFHNYLGNRRSLLYYLYLSCYKVYLGYYQDLNVKAEIPPNQVFNSSKLFLQDFIAPFYIYLKSDYQLKYQNKKEGISSEKIDLRSKIECGYSNKKEHLSCEIKIESSASLQIKINRNGKLIEIKCGNMQAY from the coding sequence ATGAAAGAGCTTAAACAAAACATACTATTTTTTGGAGAAGCAACTCTAAACAGCTACGCTCAGGTATTTTTCTCACGAAACAAAGCCTTTGCGGTATTGCTTTTGGTGGTTAGTTTTTTCGATCCGTGGGCCGGAACAGCAGGTCTGATTTCCATTTTAACAGCAAACTTAGTTGCTTTCAAAATGGGCTTCTCAACCTATTACATTAAAGATGGAAGCTATGGATTTAACAGTCTTTTAGTAGGCCTTGGCATCGGCTTATATTTTCAGCCTGGACTCGAAATAACTGTTTTGGTGATTCTGTCATCCATTCTCACCTTATTCATCTGTTTATTTTTGCAAGGAGTGTTCACAAAATATGCCCTGCCCTTTTTAAGCGTTCCTTTTCTGCTGGGAATCTGGATGATTATGCTCGCAAGCAGCGACTTAACTTCATTAGGGATTAGTGAAAGAGGCATTTACGAAGCCAATGAAATGTTCAGCCTCGGTGGTTTAAAATTGGTAAATGTATACCATTTCATACAAAATTGGGAGTTGCATGAATCGGTATCCATATTTCTGAAATCGCTGGGAGCAATTTTCTTTCAAAGCAATTGGCTGGCTGGATTATTTATCCTGATTGGATTACTTTTTTATTCCAGAATTGCCTTTACATTCGCCATTTTAGGATTCTATATTGCTTACTTTTTCTATATCCTTATCGGTGTAAATATTACCGAATTAGGCTATACTTTTATTGGCTTTAACTTTATTCTTACTTCAATTGCTCTTGGGGCTTTTTACTTAATTCCATCCCCTTATACTTATCTCTGGATTATTCTGTTATTGCCAATCGTGGTGTTAACCACACTCAGCAGTATGCATTGGTTTGCTCCTTACCGATTATCTGTTTATGCACTGCCATTTAATGTGGTAACTCTTCTTTTCCTGTACATTTTAAAATTGCGACATCAGCCCAGCGGAAGACTTCAGGAAGTGCAGGTGCAGCACAACTCACCTGAAAAGAATTTGTATTACTTCAAGAGCAATGTTCAGCGTTTGTCCTCAAATGTATTCCCTGATTTTCAACTTCCGTTTATTGGAGAATGGTCGGTAACACAAGCTCACGATGGTGAAATTACACACAAGAATGAATGGCGCCATGCCTGGGATTTTGCAATACGTAATGATCAGGATGAGCAATATAAAAACGATGGCGATTTTGTAGAAGATTACTACTGTTACAACAAAACAATATTATGTCCGGCCGATGGCGAAATTGTGAATATTTTGGATGGTATTCCTGATAATACAATTGGACAGGTAAATTTAGAACAGAATTGGGGAAATAGCTTGGTGATTCGTCACGATTACGGTTTCTACTCGCAATTAAGTCATTTTAAAGAAGGCGGTTTTAAAGTGAAAAAAGGTGATATGATCAAAAAGGGTGAGGTATTGGGCATCTGTGGAAATTCCGGCAGATCGCCCTACCCTCATCTTCATTTTCAATTTCAGGCGACACCCTATATTGGATCTGCAACATTGGATGTAACACTTCCTCATTATATTAAGCGTCAGGAAAATGATTTATGCCTACAATCGTATTCTAAGCCAAAGCAAAACGACAAACTCTTACGAGGAGAAATTCATCCTCTTCTCTCTCAAACATTTGGTTTTCAATCTGGACAAAAATTCACCTTATCGGTAGAATCAGAACTCGATTCAAAATTGTTGCTTTTAGAAAAAAACTGGGATTTTGAGGTAAAATCGGATGCAATTGGAACTACTTACATTCAATGCCTGCGAACAAATTCCAAGGCCTTTTTCTCTGTAGAAGCTAATGTATTGCAATTCCACAACTACCTTGGCAACAGACGATCGTTGCTTTACTATTTGTATCTATCCTGTTATAAAGTTTATTTGGGATATTATCAAGATCTGAATGTAAAAGCCGAAATTCCACCGAATCAGGTTTTCAATTCAAGCAAACTCTTTCTACAAGATTTCATCGCTCCCTTTTACATTTATTTAAAATCAGACTATCAATTAAAATATCAAAATAAAAAGGAAGGAATCAGTTCCGAAAAAATTGACCTCAGGTCTAAAATTGAGTGTGGCTACTCCAATAAGAAAGAGCATCTAAGCTGTGAAATAAAAATCGAAAGTAGTGCTTCGTTACAGATAAAAATTAATAGAAATGGTAAATTAATAGAAATAAAATGTGGAAACATGCAAGCATATTAA
- a CDS encoding alanine racemase, giving the protein MKKLDYERPILNKVNAGMPDKFGMKTKTATLSHIEEHSVTDILKEYGSPVYVISEPCIRKTYRTAYKAFSTRYPRVQFAWSYKTNYMNAVCKIFHSEGAWAEVVSGFEYSKAIENGISGDQIIFNGPEKSKEDLERAITDGAMIHLDGLDEFYFLGELAEKLNKKANVAIRINLNAGIYPQWDRFGFNLENGEAWHAINRIMLHDNMELVGLHTHMGTYITAVSAYAIAASKLADMAVRLQRKFNHSIKYLDLGGGFATRNTLKGAYLPGSDTCPSFDDYAEALTSALLGSELPPDKLPLLILETGRALIDESGYALGSVLANKRLVDGRRATVIDIGVNMLFTAFWYEHEVMPTKLNSEQTENTTIYGPLCMNIDIIREAIQFPLLQKGDAIVIPRIGAYNMTQWMQFIKLRPPVLLIDEDRKIHLIRKKESFQEFNAQENVPEHLK; this is encoded by the coding sequence ATGAAGAAATTGGATTACGAAAGGCCGATACTCAATAAAGTAAATGCTGGTATGCCCGACAAATTCGGAATGAAGACTAAAACAGCAACGCTTAGCCATATTGAAGAACATTCCGTTACTGATATATTAAAGGAATATGGTTCACCTGTGTATGTAATTTCGGAGCCTTGTATTCGGAAAACATATCGAACTGCTTACAAAGCATTTTCCACACGATACCCGCGAGTGCAATTTGCCTGGTCATACAAAACCAACTATATGAATGCCGTTTGTAAAATATTTCATTCCGAAGGAGCATGGGCTGAAGTAGTTTCGGGTTTTGAATACTCCAAAGCCATTGAAAACGGCATCTCCGGAGATCAAATCATATTTAATGGCCCCGAAAAATCAAAAGAAGATTTAGAAAGAGCAATTACCGATGGAGCCATGATTCATTTAGACGGTTTGGATGAATTCTATTTTCTGGGCGAATTGGCTGAAAAGCTAAATAAAAAAGCAAATGTTGCAATACGCATCAATTTAAATGCGGGTATCTATCCACAATGGGATCGTTTTGGTTTCAACCTTGAAAACGGGGAAGCCTGGCATGCGATAAATCGCATTATGCTACACGACAACATGGAATTAGTTGGTCTGCATACCCATATGGGAACCTACATAACAGCAGTTAGCGCTTACGCGATCGCTGCGAGTAAATTGGCAGATATGGCTGTTCGTTTGCAGCGAAAATTTAATCACAGTATAAAATACCTCGATTTGGGTGGAGGATTTGCGACAAGAAATACTCTGAAGGGTGCCTACCTTCCGGGATCTGACACCTGTCCTTCTTTCGATGATTATGCCGAAGCTCTCACATCCGCTCTTTTGGGAAGTGAATTGCCTCCCGACAAATTGCCTCTTTTAATACTGGAAACAGGTAGGGCTTTGATTGATGAATCCGGTTATGCATTAGGAAGTGTATTGGCAAACAAGCGTTTGGTTGATGGTCGTAGAGCTACGGTTATTGATATTGGAGTAAATATGTTATTCACTGCCTTTTGGTACGAACATGAGGTTATGCCTACGAAATTAAATTCGGAGCAAACAGAGAACACAACAATTTATGGTCCTTTGTGCATGAACATTGATATAATTCGCGAAGCCATTCAATTTCCTTTGCTTCAAAAAGGTGATGCTATTGTAATTCCAAGAATTGGAGCTTACAACATGACCCAATGGATGCAATTCATAAAACTTCGTCCACCCGTTTTGTTAATTGATGAAGACAGAAAAATACACCTTATCCGTAAAAAAGAAAGCTTTCAAGAATTTAATGCCCAGGAAAATGTCCCTGAACATCTTAAATAA
- a CDS encoding ATP-grasp domain-containing protein has translation MEKPKFNIAVTGLNNTDNPGPGIPVIRGLKESKDFDVRIIGLAYENLEPGIYMRDLVDKTYQIPYPSSGKEAVLERIEYINSKENLDFIIPNLDAELYTFIQSKEKLEKMGIRTFLPSMQQFEERHKANLNEYGDKYGIKVPFSKSITNRRDIEELKEDFEYPLLVKGKFYDAYLAYTPEQVNTHFNKISAKWGLPVIIQEFIRGTEVNVIALGDGHGNTVGAVPMRKQYITDKGKAWGGITIQDNKMLDLTKSLIKQTKWRGGMELELIKTNQNEYFLIEINPRIPAWVYLAVAAGQNLPEAMIKLAFGMDVPNYSEYEVGKMFIRYSYDLIGDIAQFGSLSVTGEM, from the coding sequence ATGGAGAAACCAAAATTTAATATCGCTGTAACAGGATTAAACAATACTGATAATCCGGGACCTGGAATACCTGTTATTCGAGGTTTAAAAGAGAGCAAGGATTTTGACGTAAGAATAATTGGTCTGGCTTACGAGAATCTGGAGCCAGGAATCTATATGCGCGATTTGGTCGACAAAACCTATCAAATTCCCTACCCATCATCAGGAAAGGAAGCCGTACTTGAAAGAATTGAGTACATCAATTCCAAAGAAAACCTCGATTTCATCATTCCCAATCTGGATGCTGAGTTATACACCTTTATTCAATCGAAGGAAAAACTTGAGAAAATGGGCATTCGGACATTCCTGCCTAGCATGCAGCAGTTTGAGGAACGACACAAGGCGAACCTTAACGAATACGGAGATAAATATGGTATTAAAGTTCCTTTTAGTAAGTCGATTACAAACCGAAGAGACATTGAAGAACTGAAAGAGGATTTTGAATATCCTTTGCTCGTGAAAGGTAAATTTTACGATGCCTATTTGGCCTATACTCCTGAGCAGGTGAATACTCATTTTAACAAAATCTCAGCAAAATGGGGACTTCCGGTTATCATTCAGGAATTTATCAGAGGTACTGAGGTGAATGTTATTGCTCTGGGCGATGGTCATGGAAATACTGTTGGTGCAGTGCCCATGCGAAAACAATACATTACTGATAAAGGAAAGGCTTGGGGAGGAATTACCATTCAGGACAATAAAATGCTTGATTTAACCAAGAGTTTAATCAAACAAACCAAGTGGCGAGGAGGAATGGAATTGGAACTGATAAAAACCAATCAGAATGAATATTTCCTGATCGAAATCAATCCTAGAATTCCGGCATGGGTTTATTTGGCTGTTGCCGCCGGACAAAATCTTCCTGAAGCAATGATTAAACTGGCATTCGGGATGGATGTTCCAAATTATTCTGAGTACGAAGTCGGAAAAATGTTTATCCGATATTCTTACGACTTAATTGGAGATATCGCACAATTCGGAAGCTTATCGGTTACCGGAGAAATGTAA
- a CDS encoding PqqD family protein: MKLKRNIAISENGFLFNPETGDSFIVNPIAKEILNYLEAGYDNEKINQLILDRYEVDLVTLEKNMEDFFTMLQHNELLDR; encoded by the coding sequence ATGAAGTTAAAAAGAAACATAGCCATCAGTGAAAACGGATTTTTATTTAATCCGGAAACGGGAGACTCCTTTATCGTTAATCCTATTGCAAAAGAAATATTGAACTATCTGGAAGCAGGATACGACAACGAAAAGATTAACCAATTAATACTCGATCGATATGAAGTCGATCTGGTAACTCTTGAAAAAAACATGGAAGATTTCTTTACAATGCTCCAACACAACGAATTACTTGACAGATAA